A region of Allocoleopsis franciscana PCC 7113 DNA encodes the following proteins:
- a CDS encoding serine/threonine-protein kinase — MGLAKLVLMRDKSKLVTLESSLMNAIACTSCGKDNLSRARFCSRCGIPLPQQNPHLVGSHLAPGTRLRDRYVIVRPLGQGGMGRTYLAEDTGRFNEWVTLKELMPTLQGTKALQKAEELFQREAAILYKLSSPQIPRFWEFFREGKRLFLVQDYIEGKTYQTLLEERMALGQRFSEAEMVELLWQLLVVLSYLHSLGVIHRDISPDNIICRASDGLPILIDLGGVVEIPLEVGQTVSSSSPSVPFSSKTRLGKMGYSPDEQMRLGIVAPHSDLYALAVTALVLMTGKHPQDLIDSDTLHWIWQQELALSPRMSFMLNRMLAPHPSDRFHSADQVLEYLLATATDVPVATRMLNTIAFIPKASSSRSNSVHPTPKNNSGEGKLLDSSIAVPQEIPGWNWGAFFFPGLWCIPNQVWVGLIAWSDLSIITLPFTMGMTWPMMAIILGVKGNEWAWKSRRWKSIKAFKRHQRLWAIAGFILVSVFIAVLALIIVMIVMATAV, encoded by the coding sequence ATGGGACTGGCTAAGCTGGTACTCATGCGGGACAAAAGTAAGCTGGTAACCCTTGAAAGTAGCCTCATGAATGCGATCGCTTGTACAAGCTGTGGGAAAGATAATCTCAGTAGGGCACGGTTTTGTTCTCGCTGTGGAATACCTCTGCCACAACAGAATCCTCACCTAGTGGGTAGCCACTTGGCTCCTGGGACTCGGTTGCGCGATCGTTATGTGATTGTACGCCCACTCGGTCAAGGAGGCATGGGCAGAACTTACCTTGCCGAAGATACGGGACGGTTTAACGAATGGGTCACACTAAAAGAACTGATGCCCACCCTACAAGGCACTAAAGCCCTACAAAAGGCAGAGGAACTATTTCAGCGGGAAGCGGCAATTTTGTACAAGCTCTCATCGCCTCAGATTCCCCGATTTTGGGAATTTTTTCGGGAGGGAAAACGGCTATTTCTAGTTCAAGATTACATCGAAGGTAAAACCTATCAGACTTTATTAGAAGAGCGGATGGCGCTCGGGCAACGCTTCAGCGAAGCCGAAATGGTTGAGTTGTTGTGGCAACTGCTTGTAGTTTTAAGCTATCTCCACTCGTTAGGTGTTATTCATCGTGATATTTCTCCTGACAATATTATCTGCCGTGCTTCCGACGGGTTGCCAATCTTAATTGACTTGGGCGGTGTCGTCGAAATTCCGCTTGAAGTGGGTCAAACTGTTTCCAGTTCATCGCCGTCTGTTCCGTTTAGTAGTAAGACGCGTCTGGGTAAGATGGGTTATTCGCCGGATGAACAGATGCGTTTAGGAATCGTTGCCCCTCATAGCGATTTGTATGCTTTAGCCGTCACGGCACTAGTTTTAATGACGGGAAAACATCCCCAAGACTTGATTGATTCGGATACACTCCATTGGATTTGGCAGCAGGAACTTGCCCTCAGTCCACGCATGAGTTTTATGCTCAACCGTATGCTTGCGCCCCATCCTTCGGATCGGTTTCACTCGGCTGATCAGGTTCTGGAATACCTATTAGCTACGGCAACCGATGTCCCTGTGGCTACGCGAATGCTGAATACGATCGCTTTTATTCCCAAGGCGTCTTCTTCCCGCTCCAATTCAGTTCACCCTACTCCTAAGAATAATTCTGGAGAAGGGAAGTTGTTGGACTCCTCTATTGCCGTTCCCCAAGAAATTCCCGGCTGGAACTGGGGTGCGTTTTTCTTTCCCGGTTTATGGTGTATTCCCAATCAGGTTTGGGTTGGACTGATAGCTTGGAGCGATCTTTCGATCATTACCCTTCCCTTTACCATGGGGATGACTTGGCCAATGATGGCGATTATTTTAGGTGTTAAAGGCAATGAGTGGGCTTGGAAAAGCCGCCGTTGGAAGAGTATCAAGGCGTTCAAACGGCATCAAAGACTGTGGGCGATCGCAGGATTTATTCTCGTGTCTGTTTTTATCGCCGTATTGGCGTTAATTATCGTGATGATCGTGATGGCAACAGCCGTTTAA
- a CDS encoding Uma2 family endonuclease, translating into MQATQQRYYSTEEYLALEEAADYKSEYIDGEIFPMAGGSTNHNQIAGNFYTELSVAFKKLDYRVFMSDVRLWIPKRRIYTYPDVMLVTGKPEYYNNRTDTITNPQLIIEVLSPSTKGYDQSKKFEGYRTIGTFQEYLLIDQTRIYIEHYHKTDDKQWSFRDYGQSDVTLGLASVSFEIPISDIYNKVNFEQVDGEIAPDVGEV; encoded by the coding sequence ATGCAAGCTACACAACAACGATACTACTCGACCGAGGAATATCTAGCACTGGAGGAAGCTGCTGACTATAAAAGCGAATATATTGACGGTGAAATCTTTCCCATGGCAGGTGGCTCTACTAATCATAATCAAATAGCTGGCAATTTCTATACTGAACTAAGTGTTGCCTTCAAAAAACTCGATTATCGAGTTTTTATGAGTGATGTACGCTTGTGGATACCCAAGCGGCGCATCTATACCTATCCTGATGTGATGTTAGTGACTGGAAAACCGGAGTATTATAACAATCGCACGGATACAATTACGAATCCCCAATTAATTATCGAGGTTTTGTCACCGTCAACCAAGGGATACGATCAGAGTAAAAAGTTTGAAGGATACCGCACGATTGGGACGTTTCAGGAATACTTGTTAATTGACCAAACTCGGATATATATCGAACATTATCATAAGACGGATGATAAGCAATGGTCGTTTAGGGATTATGGTCAATCTGACGTTACTCTAGGGCTAGCTTCGGTATCCTTTGAAATTCCTATCTCAGATATCTATAATAAGGTGAATTTTGAGCAGGTGGATGGGGAAATTGCACCTGATGTGGGAGAGGTTTAA
- a CDS encoding caspase family protein: protein MALVPVTQAFSPFVVHLYGGTSVLAQSTPRKLALLVGINNYIEQPLEGCLNDVDLQRNLLIYRFGFNPKDILVLPDKDATREGMLTAFDEHLIKQAKLGDVVVYHYSGHGSQIFDSDPIGGERGKAGLNGTFVPVDSNLSAGYPEVGGTVQDIMGHTLFLLMSALKTENVTAVLDSCFSGGATREARVRSRDGGKNVLVSANEKTYQEQWLSRLNMSPEDFVKGYRTGVAKGMVLAATAPDQLARKVNINGFKSGIFSYLLTHYLWQEDSNIERVFQKILPEIPKDFDQLPRYEVKPGSDYQWQSPYFINSPQSPAQAVVMGVKGNTAQLWLGGVDLRQVKAGTVFTAMKGTGQVKVVARDGLVAQAMVENAVKKGTPLRLMGNG, encoded by the coding sequence ATGGCTCTAGTTCCCGTCACTCAAGCTTTTTCTCCCTTTGTAGTTCATCTGTACGGGGGAACTTCCGTTCTAGCTCAAAGTACGCCTCGCAAACTGGCGTTACTTGTTGGCATTAATAATTACATCGAACAACCTTTGGAAGGATGCCTCAACGATGTAGATTTGCAACGAAACTTGTTGATTTATCGGTTTGGGTTTAATCCCAAAGATATTTTGGTTTTGCCTGATAAAGATGCGACACGGGAAGGGATGCTAACGGCGTTTGATGAACATTTAATTAAACAAGCTAAACTGGGAGATGTGGTGGTTTATCACTATTCTGGGCATGGTTCGCAAATTTTTGACTCTGATCCAATTGGGGGTGAGCGAGGAAAAGCAGGACTAAATGGGACTTTTGTGCCGGTGGATAGTAATTTATCGGCTGGATATCCAGAAGTTGGAGGAACGGTGCAAGACATTATGGGGCATACGTTGTTTTTGCTGATGTCTGCGCTGAAAACTGAAAATGTCACGGCGGTTTTGGATAGTTGTTTTTCCGGTGGGGCGACAAGAGAAGCGCGGGTACGTTCGCGGGATGGGGGTAAGAATGTTTTGGTTTCTGCTAATGAAAAAACGTACCAAGAGCAGTGGTTATCTCGGTTAAATATGTCGCCAGAAGACTTTGTGAAGGGGTATCGAACAGGCGTTGCTAAAGGTATGGTTTTAGCGGCAACTGCACCTGATCAATTGGCACGGAAAGTAAATATTAATGGCTTTAAATCAGGCATCTTTAGTTATTTACTCACGCATTATCTTTGGCAGGAGGATAGCAATATTGAGCGGGTATTCCAAAAGATTCTCCCAGAAATCCCGAAAGATTTTGATCAATTGCCGCGTTATGAAGTGAAACCAGGGAGCGATTATCAATGGCAAAGTCCTTATTTTATTAATTCTCCTCAGTCGCCAGCACAGGCGGTGGTGATGGGAGTGAAGGGGAATACTGCCCAGTTGTGGTTAGGGGGTGTTGATTTAAGGCAGGTGAAAGCGGGGACGGTATTTACGGCAATGAAGGGTACAGGACAGGTGAAAGTGGTTGCTCGTGATGGGTTGGTGGCACAGGCAATGGTTGAGAACGCCGTGAAGAAAGGAACACCGTTGCGTTTGATGGGTAATGGGTAA
- a CDS encoding response regulator, protein MKTVLIVEDDPINARVFSKILSKRGGLDVKHTEDVEEVMQIAQSGAADIILMDVSLSHSVYRGKAVDGIKITQMLKADAQTSNLPIILVTAHAMEGDRENFLKQSGADGYISKPVVDHQQFVDQIMALLPKET, encoded by the coding sequence ATGAAAACCGTTCTGATTGTAGAAGACGATCCCATTAATGCTCGTGTTTTTTCTAAGATTCTCAGCAAGCGGGGCGGCTTAGATGTAAAGCATACCGAAGATGTGGAAGAGGTGATGCAAATTGCACAAAGTGGAGCCGCTGACATTATCTTGATGGATGTTTCCCTATCCCACAGTGTTTACCGGGGTAAGGCTGTAGACGGGATTAAGATTACCCAGATGCTCAAAGCTGATGCTCAAACCTCCAATTTACCGATTATTTTGGTTACGGCTCACGCTATGGAGGGCGATCGCGAAAACTTCCTCAAGCAAAGTGGTGCTGATGGCTACATCTCCAAGCCGGTTGTTGACCATCAACAGTTTGTGGATCAGATTATGGCTCTGCTCCCCAAAGAGACTTAA
- a CDS encoding DNA gyrase/topoisomerase IV subunit A, whose protein sequence is MAKQLNLLATGQVIPTALHAEMQRSYLEYAMSVIVGRALPDVRDGLKPVHRRILYAMHELGLTPDRPYRKCARVVGDVLGKYHPHGDQAVYDALVRLVQDFSSRYPLLAGHGNFGSVDNDPPAAMRYTETRLSSVGNEALLSEIGEATVDFSSNFDSSQQEPVVLPAQLPVLLLNGCSGIAVGMATNIPPHNLGEVVDGLIALIDHPNLSDEKLWELIPGPDFPTGGEIVDVGGIREAYSIGRGSIPVRGIAQLEEIAAGRGRRQHRRTAIVVTELPYQVNKAGWIEKVAELVNQGRLEGIADLRDESDRSGMRVVIELKRDTNAHHVLKQLYQQTALQTTFGAIMLALVDRQPRQLNLRQLLEEFLQFREQTLTRQYTYELEQHEGRLHLVDGLIICLEALDRVIDILRSAPDGTTAKTSLQNQLNISEAQADAILSMPMRRLTGLERQKLQTEFAELTARIEQLRRLLSDRNELLKTLKKDLRSLKRKYADPRRTKIITKDLKAKEQEVSRQASSAKSKKSKVKNQTSPDKSSTSEPGNQEKGNRRKKKDSNPPTLPLPELVVEEEETVLEFTHHGCVLRQRPTTTSKSTQSMKKGNDFVVETLTTITQAELVVITSAGKAYPVKVRDIPPAAGLQAGTPLVKLLPEVVQSETVVAYYILPEQPDTLSLILLTQQGRIKRLPASELTNLTARGTTPIKLKDDDQLQYVCLAQPGEQLALATSNGRILRFEINDAQLPLMGRSAQGNQALRLQRRERLVGCVTLSAKENLLLVSEQGYGKRVPVGLFRLVNRGELGTQALQFKTATDSLVAMTKALPKSEVMLVTSAERTVSLQMESVKIWGKDGTGDRIAKLKAEEKILSVSVLSS, encoded by the coding sequence ATGGCAAAACAGCTCAATTTACTTGCGACCGGTCAGGTCATCCCCACAGCTTTACATGCGGAGATGCAACGGTCTTATCTTGAATATGCCATGAGTGTGATTGTTGGACGGGCACTTCCCGACGTGCGCGACGGTCTCAAACCCGTTCATCGGCGTATTTTATATGCGATGCACGAATTAGGTTTAACACCAGATCGACCGTATCGCAAGTGTGCCCGTGTAGTGGGAGACGTTTTAGGCAAATATCACCCTCACGGTGACCAAGCCGTTTACGACGCGCTGGTTCGTCTCGTACAAGACTTTTCTTCACGCTATCCACTACTGGCAGGTCATGGCAACTTTGGTTCCGTGGACAATGATCCACCTGCCGCCATGCGTTATACCGAAACACGGTTATCTTCGGTAGGGAATGAAGCACTCCTGTCCGAGATTGGTGAGGCAACCGTTGATTTTAGCTCCAACTTCGATAGCTCTCAGCAAGAGCCAGTGGTACTCCCGGCTCAGTTGCCGGTATTACTACTCAATGGTTGCTCTGGTATCGCCGTGGGCATGGCAACGAATATCCCTCCTCACAACTTGGGAGAGGTGGTGGATGGTTTGATTGCCTTAATTGACCATCCCAATTTATCTGACGAAAAATTATGGGAATTGATTCCAGGGCCAGATTTTCCCACCGGAGGGGAAATTGTCGATGTCGGGGGCATTCGGGAGGCTTACAGTATCGGTCGGGGTAGCATTCCCGTGCGGGGGATCGCTCAACTCGAAGAAATTGCAGCAGGGCGAGGACGGCGTCAACACAGGCGAACCGCGATTGTTGTGACTGAACTCCCTTATCAGGTGAATAAGGCCGGTTGGATTGAGAAAGTGGCTGAACTGGTCAACCAAGGGCGCTTGGAAGGTATTGCGGACTTGCGGGATGAAAGCGATCGCTCCGGGATGCGCGTGGTGATTGAACTCAAACGAGACACCAATGCTCACCACGTCCTCAAACAGTTGTACCAGCAAACCGCACTGCAAACGACCTTTGGCGCAATTATGCTGGCTTTAGTGGATAGACAACCGCGTCAGCTCAATTTACGCCAGTTATTAGAAGAATTCTTACAATTTAGAGAGCAGACGCTGACCCGGCAATATACCTATGAGCTGGAACAACATGAAGGACGCCTTCACCTCGTTGATGGGTTAATTATTTGTCTGGAAGCCCTAGACAGGGTCATTGATATTCTCAGAAGCGCCCCAGATGGGACAACGGCAAAGACTTCTCTACAAAATCAGTTAAACATTAGTGAGGCTCAGGCTGATGCTATTTTATCCATGCCCATGCGACGCCTCACGGGTTTAGAGCGGCAAAAATTACAGACGGAATTTGCAGAACTCACAGCCCGAATTGAGCAGTTGCGGCGATTACTTAGCGATCGCAACGAGTTGCTCAAAACCTTGAAGAAAGATTTGCGATCGCTCAAACGCAAGTATGCTGATCCCCGCCGAACTAAAATTATCACCAAAGACCTGAAAGCCAAGGAGCAAGAGGTCAGCCGTCAAGCGTCATCAGCCAAGAGTAAAAAGTCAAAAGTTAAGAATCAAACCTCACCCGACAAAAGTTCCACCTCAGAACCCGGAAATCAGGAGAAGGGAAACCGCAGGAAGAAGAAAGACTCCAATCCACCCACACTTCCCCTTCCTGAGCTTGTGGTTGAAGAAGAAGAAACCGTGTTGGAATTTACCCATCACGGGTGTGTACTGCGGCAGCGTCCCACAACAACCTCAAAATCCACCCAGTCCATGAAAAAAGGGAATGACTTTGTAGTTGAGACTCTAACCACCATCACGCAGGCAGAATTAGTCGTGATCACAAGTGCTGGGAAAGCCTACCCCGTCAAAGTTCGAGATATTCCACCCGCCGCTGGACTCCAGGCAGGAACTCCTTTGGTGAAATTATTACCTGAGGTGGTGCAATCTGAAACGGTAGTGGCTTACTATATCCTGCCGGAACAGCCCGATACCCTCTCCTTGATTCTGCTCACTCAGCAGGGGCGAATTAAGCGCCTACCCGCTTCTGAGTTGACGAACCTCACGGCACGGGGGACAACACCGATCAAGCTCAAGGATGATGATCAATTGCAATATGTGTGTCTGGCTCAACCGGGTGAGCAACTCGCCTTGGCAACGAGCAATGGACGGATTTTGCGTTTTGAGATTAATGATGCTCAGTTACCACTGATGGGGCGCAGTGCTCAAGGAAATCAAGCCTTGCGGTTACAACGTCGAGAGCGGTTGGTCGGTTGTGTGACACTGTCTGCCAAGGAAAACCTGTTACTGGTTTCTGAGCAAGGTTATGGAAAGCGCGTGCCTGTGGGTTTGTTTCGGTTGGTCAATCGGGGGGAGCTGGGGACTCAGGCTCTACAATTTAAGACGGCGACAGATAGTTTAGTGGCAATGACCAAAGCTTTACCCAAGTCAGAAGTCATGCTGGTGACAAGTGCTGAGCGGACGGTGTCTTTACAGATGGAGTCCGTCAAAATATGGGGTAAAGATGGAACAGGCGATCGCATTGCTAAACTCAAGGCGGAAGAAAAAATTCTTTCGGTCAGTGTTTTAAGCTCATGA
- a CDS encoding twin-arginine translocation signal domain-containing protein: MTHITRRHFLQFVGSALAGIGINQVLFQRQAQQYGQVLAEVPL; the protein is encoded by the coding sequence ATGACCCATATTACTCGCCGTCATTTCTTGCAATTTGTTGGTTCAGCACTAGCAGGCATTGGAATCAATCAGGTATTATTTCAACGGCAAGCCCAACAGTATGGTCAAGTTCTAGCGGAAGTTCCCCTTTGA